In one Penaeus monodon isolate SGIC_2016 chromosome 20, NSTDA_Pmon_1, whole genome shotgun sequence genomic region, the following are encoded:
- the LOC119586031 gene encoding uncharacterized protein LOC119586031, producing the protein MALEGNFKDNSVAGKINTIVDGFFKTSDFDWKSNLGIYADKDKANVNFKINSDRNEYMAKFEGTRTSLLIESNFVKHILVNAHVTSTQDMKKLHVAAEWDKDVDPTKAFVIDGQFANGEVGAAFSREKYYGL; encoded by the exons ATGGCTTTGGAAGGAAACTTTAAGGATAATTCCGTGGCCGGTAAAATCAATACCATTGTCGATGGATTCTTCAAGACATCTGACTTCGACTGGAAATCCAACCTCGGTATCTATGCAGACAAGGACAAAGCCAATGTTAACTTCAAGATTAATTCCGACAGGAACGAATACATGGCCAAGTTTGAGGGCACCCGCACTTCCCTCCTAATTGAATCGAACTTCGTCAAACACATTCTTGTCAATGCCCAc GTAACCAGTACACAGGACATGAAGAAACTACATGTTGCTGCCGAATGGGACAAAGATGTAGATCCTACAAAAGCTTTCGTCATTGACGGACAGTTTGCTAATGGCGAAGTCGGAGCGGCATTTAG CCGTGAGAAATATTATGGTTTATAA
- the LOC119585896 gene encoding LOW QUALITY PROTEIN: apolipophorins-like (The sequence of the model RefSeq protein was modified relative to this genomic sequence to represent the inferred CDS: deleted 1 base in 1 codon), which translates to MRYTALLLVALAGSALAGPTGQRSTCALHCNDAKSYAYQSGKSYIYEYSVTTSTALLETYEDDAQLHITANVHIDVPAPCEYILKLTDVNLDGTSHGPEFAAAVTKSPLRFSFQDGRVESICSEASEPAWVLNFKRGVLSTFQASMAHQGVEDIKETDISGVCMTHYNATVEGSVVTIDKVKDLATCTQRPDLTFIPSTGYISDSPVQSLPIFRSSSKCHQRVEEGLLKMAECEETHVFRPFSSEKGGAVTTAKTTMILMSQERLTPITDFDFKRNTLAFENTLAPEAQLEAVEEILSNLEIASNSEILPEVPSLFAKLVSSLKELNYPQLNTIYNNAKETHARKFLVDAMPLVGTAASFGVVRDMFVNGDMTESEADVFFTSLAFFKNPTAEMFTALAPLLENNPSQNAMLGTSALINTFCKISEDCGADSSVQQVIRRIETQLGSGCRTVNEEEKVRVLVALKALGNAGRWVNANSVLRRCYTEDNDMEVRVAAIEAWRHTPCEYDRSHLLAAFQDEIQDTEVRIAAYLALMTCPTPELINTIKDRLTSEGVNQVGSFIWTHMTNMQESAAPEKQWARQMIGEELLQKKFSTEALKFSRNYESSFFMNEINTGATVESNIIFSSKSYLPRSAMLNLTLDLFGQSINFFEVGGRIEGFEAYIERFFGPRGYYPEETIETILRNMRQNNDADATTLEGFLDQMTDEPEGSYYLRVFGNELHYHHFFGLENLIQTSGASNPLEFLMNLARQGDVDYTKSYQLIDTHHTIPTVTGLPVTLTAKGTATLGLKMNGNFKARSLKNINIEGHLHPSAAVQIDGTMLVDAHVSRTGLKMSSNLHTSTFLDGKLQINGGKLVDVAFNTPKDKMEVINVKTEFFYLEDDQEIRKDVANLIQEESCTSGVTGIALCGEYSYAPSSEYGPSFPFTGPFATSVHFKKTNTQTGYVLRYTHEDDQFVFLFDTPGSQTDRKVLLTITKAAKAISFDLYTPFKSVQGKGEYLWQKNNKNTKLELLVDGNQQYMLETGLRTSGKTVKTIVPSFILTSPAGQVLNIQGNFQANAEAAKYVADVTVSELTASPITVHASFEGESNSVAMNVDLKTPIIDTLIKSEFGYGENFLSSKVDAEYRIMKKAKQTVHHSALLKKEITEDLYKYTIVFDVSPSQYPEMALEYNQDIVLSKGRMENNLSLFMALPHGTQMKWYPMPTTMVGVI; encoded by the exons ATGCGCTACACCGCATTGCTCCTTGTCGCCCTCGCCGGGTCCGCCCTGGCAG GACCAACGGGCCAAAGATCTACCTGCGCCTTGCACTGCAATGACGCGAAGAGTTATGCATATCAAAGCG GCAAAAGTTATATTTACGAATACTCGGTGACGACCTCTACCGCCCTCCTGGAAACCTACGAGGATGACGCCCAATTACACATCACCGCCAATGTCCACATCGATGTCCCTGCCCCCTGCGAGTACATCCTCAAG TTGACCGACGTCAATCTTGATGGCACGTCTCACGGACCAGAGTTCGCTGCTGCTGTTACCAAGTCTCCCTTGCGCTTCTCCTTCCAAGATGGTCGCGTGGAGAGCATCTGCAGTGAAGCATCTGAGCCGGCTTGGGTGCTGAACTTCAAGAGAGGTGTCCTCTCTACCTTCCAGGCCTCCATGGCCCATCAGGGTGTTGAG GACATTAAGGAGACAGACATCTCTGGCGTTTGCATGACTCACTACAACGCTACAGTAGAAGGCAGTGTTGTCACCATTGATAAGGTCAAGGACTTAGCCACTTGTACTCagcgacctgacctgaccttcatCCCCTCTACTGGATACATCAGTGACTCTCCAGTCCAGAGCCTCCCAATCTTTAGAAGCTCAAGCAAGTGTCACCAAAGGGTGGAGGAAGGCCTTCTTAAGATGGCAGAATGTGAGGAGACCCACGTGTTCCGTCCTTTCTCCAGCGAAAAGGGAGGAGCTGTTACAACTGCCAAGACCACCATGATTCTTATGTCTCAGGAACGACTTACACCTATCACAG ACTTCGACTTCAAGCGCAATACACTAGCATTCGAGAACACACTCGCCCCGGAAGCCCAGCTTGAAGCAGTTGAGGAGATCTTGAGCAATCTGGAGATTGCTTCTAACAGTGAAATCCTTCCAGAGGTTCCTTCATTATTTGCCAAACTTGTGTCATCACTCAAGGAACTGAATTACCCTCAGCTCAACACTATTTATAACAATGCTAAAGAAACTCACGCACGGAAGTTCCTGGTCGATGCAATGCCACTAGTGGGAACAGCTGCTTCTTTTGGTGTGGTCAGAGACATGTTCGTCAATGGGGATATGACGGAATCTGAGGCTGATGTGTTCTTCACTTCATTGGCTTTCTTCAAGAATCCAACAGCAGAAATGTTTACTGCTCTTGCT CCTTTACTCGAGAACAACCCAAGCCAAAATGCAATGTTGGGAACTTCTGCTCTCATCAACACCTTCTGCAAAATCAGTGAAGACTGTGGTGCCGATTCCAGTGTACAGCAAGTTATTCGTCGAATTGAAACACAACTTGGATCTGGCTGTCGCACagtgaatgaagaagagaaagtcaGGGTACTTGTTGCTCTCAAGGCACTTGGCAATGCTGGTCGATGGGTTAATGCCAACTCCGTCTTAAGACGGTGCTATACTGAAGATAATGACATGGAAGTGCGAGTGGCTGCTATAGAGGCATGGAGGCACACTCCATGTGAATATGACCGATCTCACCTTTTGGCTGCTTTCCAAGATGAAATTCAGGACACAGAGGTTCGCATTGCTGCCTACCTTGCTCTCATGACCTGTCCCACTCCAGAGCTCATCAACACCATCAAGGACCGTCTCACTTCAGAAGGTGTCAACCAGGTGGGCTCCTTTATCTGGACTCATATGACCAACATGCAGGAATCAGCTGCTCCAGAAAAACAGTGGGCTCGTCAAATGATTGGCGAGGAACTTCTGCAGAAAAAGTTCAGTACGGAAGCCCTCAAGTTTTCTCGCAACTATGAATCCTCTTTCTTTATGAATGAAATCAACACTGGTGCCACAGTTGAAAGCAATATTATCTTCTCCAGCAAGTCCTACCTGCCACGTTCTGCAATGCTTAACCTCACTCTCGACCTCTTTGGACAGTCTATCAACTTCTTTGAGGTTGGTGGCAGAATTGAAGGTTTTGAAGCTTATATTGAACGCTTCTTTGGTCCTAGAGGATATTATCCTGAGGAAACCATTGAAACCATTCTGAGGAATATGCGACAGAACAACGATGCTGATGCCACCACCCTGGAAGGCTTCCTTGACCAGATGACTGATGAACCGGAGGGATCCTACTATCTCCGAGTCTTTGGCAATGAACTTCATTACCACCACTTCTTTGGACTTGAAAACCTCATTCAAACATCCGGTGCTTCTAACCCACTGGAATTCTTGATGAATCTGGCACGCCAGGGAGATGTAGATTACACAAAATCTTACCAGCTAATAGACACTCATCACACCATTCCCACTGTAACTGGTTTACCTGTGACCCTCACTGCAAAGGGAACAGCTACCCTTGGACTCAAGATGAATGGAAACTTCAAGGCTCGTAGTCTTAAGAATATAAACATCGAAGGACACCTCCATCCTTCTGCCGCAGTTCAAATTGATGGCACTATGCTTGTCGATGCCCATGTGTCTCGCACTGGGCTCAAGATGTCTTCCAATCTTCACACCTCCACATTCCTCGATGGCAAGCTTCAAATCAACGGCGGTAAACTAGTCGACGTTGCCTTCAACACACCTAAGGACAAGATGGAAGTTATCAATGTCAAGACCGAGTTCTTCTATCTGGAAGATGATCAAGAGATCCGAAAAGATGTTGCAAACCTCATCCAAGAAGAGAGCTGCACTAGTGGAGTCACTGGCATTGCCTTGTGTGGTGAATACAGCTATGCTCCAAGCTCAGAATATGGCCCAAGCTTCCCCTTCACAGGACCTTTTGCAACAAGTGTTCATTTCAAGAAGACAAACACTCAGACTGGATATGTCCTGCGCTACACTCATGAGGATGAtcagtttgttttcttgtttgataCCCCAGGATCCCAAACAGATCGTAAAGTCTTGCTTACTATTACTAAGGCTGCTAAAGCAATCAGCTTTGACCTGTACACACCATTTAAATCAGTTCAAGGCAAGGGCGAATATCTCTGgcagaagaataacaagaacactaAACTGGAACTCCTCGTTGATGGCAACCAACAATACATGCTGGAGACTGGTCTACGTACAAGCGGAAAAACAGTCAAGACAATTGTGCCATCCTTCATTCTCACTTCCCCTGCTGGTCAAGTATTGAATATACAAGGGAACTTCCAGGCCAACGCAGAAGCTGCTAAATATGTTGCGGATGTTACTGTCTCAGAGCTGACTGCATCTCCCATCACTGTACACG CATCGTTTGAGGGCGAAAGTAACTCTGTTGCCATGAACGTTGATCTGAAAACACCGATCATTGACACATTAATCAAGAGTGAGTTTGGTTATGGTGAGAACTTCCTTTCATCCAAGGTGGATGCAGAGTACAGAATTATGAAAAAGGCCAAACAGACAGTTCACCATTCTGCCCTTCTCAAGAAGGAAATCACAGAGGACCTCTACAAGTACACTATTGTCTTTGACGTCTCTCCATCACAGTACCCTGAAATGGCACTAGAGTATAACCAGGACATCGTCCTTTCAAAGGGACGCATGGAAAACAAC CTAAGCTTGTTCATGGCCCTGCCACATGGAACGCAAATGAAGTGGTATCCTATGCCAACAACAATGGTCGGCGTGATTTGA